CCGCTTTCCGCACGATGCGCGTCCAGAGGTCTTGAATTTGTGACTTTTCACCGTCCGACACGTCGCGTTTGCCGTAGCGCACGCGCTCGAAGATCTGGGCCAGCGGAATCATCTCCCGCCCGCGCAGGTCCGGGTTGGCAGAGAGGAACAACGCGTACTCGCGCAAACTCATGTCCTCCTGCCGCTTCCAGCCGAAGCGGGTCATGATCAGCATCAGGCGCAGGATCGCGTTCATGATCACATCGCCGTCGCCTTTGTACGCCCGGCGCAGGTAGTAGGCGGTGATCAGCTTGCGGCGGTTGAAGAACGCTGCGATCAGCAGGACGAGCGCTGCGATGCCCGTGTACAAGCCCACCACTTTCCAGTTGATGTCAAAGGAGAAGAGGGCGGTCTTGGACTTGGCAGCCTGGTCTTCTTCTTTCTCTTCGCCTTTCGGATTGTTGACCGGCGGCACGATCGTTGGCTGGGTCTCATCCGGTTTGTACAGCGGGCGCATTTGGAACGAGGCGGTCGGCTCGAACGACACCCAGCCGATCCCGTCAAAATACACTTCCGCCCAGGAGTGGGCGTTTTTGTTGCGGACGGTGTAGAGGTACTCATCGTCCGTCTTTCCGTCCCACGTCAGATCGACATCGCCGCGGGTGAAGCCTTTGACCCAGCGGGTCGGCATGCCCAATGTGCGGGCCATGACGACGAACGACGACGAGAAGTGGTCGCAGTAGCCGCGGCGCGATTCGAACAGGAACTGGTCGACAAAGTCCTGCTTGTCGCCCGGGATCGGCACGTCGCTCGTCTCATAGCGGTAGTTGCCGTGCAGGTAGTCCTCCAGCGCCTTGGCGCGCTCATACGGCGTCTTGGCGTCTTTGGTGACTTCCAGCGCCAGTTCGCGGATCCGCTTCGGCAGGTTGGCCGGCAGCGAGATGTACGACTGCAGCACGCTGGTCAGCAGATCCTGCGGCGGCAGGGAGGCGTTCTTCAGCGCCACTTCGTCGTGGTACGGCACTTCCGAGATGACCGAATAGGTATCGCCCGGCTCCAGCTGCCCCGCTTCCAGACGGCTGTCGAGGAAGGAATAGCTGAGCGTGCCAGGCGAGATGTTCGGTCCGGAGACCCCGGTGATCTGGGGGTGG
The window above is part of the Tumebacillus sp. BK434 genome. Proteins encoded here:
- a CDS encoding transglutaminase domain-containing protein; translation: MLQTARWVTGSPLRDTVLYTLVWLWLAQVLLPLGEAGEIQSIWLFLSFLLLLFVSDLLVGHLILRFLLKAVVFLNFVFQYHYKVLYSFFDLSGWLGHWFGDLTAAVYSLQAGDFAAMTMSAKSTAMLLGLWLFQVLFRQSLKAKVWMFVFFVLGLVGLGVLDTFYVEETAGHIVLFLLFGLVILAFRQLPAVERLARMPRHLKGWPTHWLAWTLILSLVVTGVGLVVPKAEDPAWPDPVSYLQGMKDGGAVRQKIGYGNNDDHLGGPFEMDETVVFTVTSTVEGYYRGETKAFYTGKGWLSVAPAEPVSNPDHVQSDMYLPPTTLETKRVEQTVSVQDTMVPLIFGHPQITGVSGPNISPGTLSYSFLDSRLEAGQLEPGDTYSVISEVPYHDEVALKNASLPPQDLLTSVLQSYISLPANLPKRIRELALEVTKDAKTPYERAKALEDYLHGNYRYETSDVPIPGDKQDFVDQFLFESRRGYCDHFSSSFVVMARTLGMPTRWVKGFTRGDVDLTWDGKTDDEYLYTVRNKNAHSWAEVYFDGIGWVSFEPTASFQMRPLYKPDETQPTIVPPVNNPKGEEKEEDQAAKSKTALFSFDINWKVVGLYTGIAALVLLIAAFFNRRKLITAYYLRRAYKGDGDVIMNAILRLMLIMTRFGWKRQEDMSLREYALFLSANPDLRGREMIPLAQIFERVRYGKRDVSDGEKSQIQDLWTRIVRKAGRLKKR